The Klebsiella sp. RHBSTW-00484 genome includes a window with the following:
- a CDS encoding amino acid ABC transporter ATP-binding protein — MLSALFSRSAASSADFSHLKRASIEFRDVAKSYGDHRVLNGVNLQVEPGEVVAILGPSGSGKSTLIRLINQLESLSGGEILIDGKPTRKLTGSALRQLRSRVGFVFQQFNLYAHLTAQENITLALERVHGWGKSAARERALALLKQVGLEDKAQQMPAQLSGGQQQRVAIARALASSPQIILFDEPTSALDPEMIGEVLQVMKTLAHSGITMVVVTHEMQFAREIADRVVFIDGGDILEVAPPAEFFARPQHARTRRFLQKVLDPLHQESEA, encoded by the coding sequence ATGTTATCGGCTCTATTTTCACGCTCCGCGGCATCGTCCGCGGATTTTTCGCACCTAAAGCGCGCAAGTATTGAGTTCCGCGATGTCGCCAAAAGCTACGGCGATCATCGGGTACTGAACGGCGTTAATTTGCAGGTCGAACCCGGCGAAGTGGTGGCAATCCTCGGCCCTTCGGGATCGGGAAAATCAACCCTGATCCGTCTGATCAACCAGTTGGAATCCCTCAGCGGCGGCGAGATCCTGATCGACGGCAAACCGACGCGTAAGCTCACCGGCAGCGCCCTGCGCCAGCTGCGCAGCCGGGTCGGCTTTGTCTTTCAACAGTTTAATCTCTACGCCCACCTGACGGCGCAGGAGAATATTACCCTCGCGCTGGAGCGGGTTCACGGCTGGGGCAAAAGCGCCGCCCGCGAACGCGCGTTAGCGCTGCTCAAACAGGTTGGTCTCGAAGATAAAGCCCAACAGATGCCCGCCCAGCTCTCCGGCGGTCAGCAGCAGCGGGTAGCTATCGCCCGCGCCCTCGCCTCCTCACCGCAAATCATCCTGTTCGATGAACCGACATCAGCGCTGGACCCGGAAATGATCGGCGAAGTCTTACAGGTGATGAAAACCCTCGCCCATAGCGGGATCACCATGGTGGTGGTGACGCACGAGATGCAGTTCGCCCGCGAGATTGCAGACCGGGTGGTGTTTATCGACGGCGGCGATATTCTCGAAGTCGCACCGCCGGCCGAGTTCTTCGCCCGACCGCAGCACGCCCGCACCCGTCGTTTTCTGCAAAAGGTGCTCGACCCGCTGCACCAGGAGAGTGAGGCGTGA
- a CDS encoding amino acid ABC transporter permease, giving the protein MIPHLDWHGVLSGQPLQWIISGFLTTVWVSVAGMILATALAILLLALRLGGGRPGRWLVAAWVSLFRNTPLLVQLLFWYFAAWNLLPLGARDFINDEHSWSILPGNVWWLTPEFLCSMWGLGVFTSAFLIEEIASGLRAVSHGQREAALSQGFTPWQELRHILLPQGLANAWQPIIGQYLNLMKLSSLASGIGFAELTYQVRQIESYNAHALEAFAVGTVLYLALGVVMGVALTRFGPGKHQQRRAGYER; this is encoded by the coding sequence GTGATCCCGCATCTCGACTGGCACGGCGTGCTGAGCGGGCAGCCGCTGCAATGGATAATCTCCGGTTTTCTCACCACCGTCTGGGTTAGCGTCGCCGGGATGATTCTGGCGACCGCGCTGGCTATCCTGCTGCTGGCGCTGCGCCTCGGCGGCGGTCGGCCCGGACGCTGGCTGGTGGCGGCCTGGGTTTCACTGTTTCGCAATACGCCGCTGCTGGTTCAACTGCTGTTCTGGTATTTTGCCGCCTGGAATCTGCTGCCGCTTGGGGCACGGGATTTTATCAACGACGAACATAGCTGGTCGATTCTGCCGGGCAACGTCTGGTGGCTAACGCCGGAGTTTCTCTGCTCAATGTGGGGACTCGGGGTCTTTACCTCGGCGTTTCTGATTGAGGAGATCGCCTCCGGATTACGCGCCGTTAGCCATGGTCAGCGGGAAGCAGCGCTGTCGCAGGGGTTCACACCCTGGCAAGAGCTGCGCCACATTCTGCTGCCGCAGGGGCTGGCTAACGCCTGGCAGCCGATTATCGGCCAATATCTGAACCTGATGAAGCTCTCTTCGCTGGCGAGCGGCATCGGCTTTGCCGAACTCACCTATCAGGTGCGGCAAATTGAGAGCTACAACGCGCATGCGCTGGAGGCCTTTGCCGTCGGCACCGTGCTGTATCTGGCGCTTGGCGTGGTCATGGGCGTGGCGCTGACGCGTTTCGGTCCGGGAAAACATCAGCAAAGGAGAGCCGGGTATGAACGCTAA
- a CDS encoding amino acid ABC transporter permease, translating to MNANLAVIVDNLDYLLWGRLADGIPGGVVLTLLMAIGAAALALPGGVLLAGIAWRYGGIVRRLLFLWAEIIRGIPLIFVIFWLWYLLPMLTGSDLPGAVTVTVALAWFTAASVMHSVLAGLQSLPHGQYEAALTQGFAPGQTLRLILLPQALRNVQPSLVGIFIGLLKDTSLAFIVNVPELTTVAGQVNNRVQIYPLAIFVFTGAVYYLLCCGLSLLANRRYTRAAG from the coding sequence ATGAACGCTAATCTGGCGGTGATTGTCGATAACCTCGACTATCTGCTGTGGGGACGACTGGCGGACGGTATTCCCGGCGGCGTGGTGTTAACGCTGCTGATGGCTATCGGCGCCGCCGCGCTGGCGCTGCCCGGCGGGGTGCTGTTGGCGGGTATCGCCTGGCGCTACGGCGGGATCGTGCGGCGATTATTATTTCTGTGGGCGGAAATCATTCGCGGCATTCCGCTGATTTTCGTGATTTTCTGGCTGTGGTATCTGCTGCCAATGCTTACCGGCAGCGACCTGCCGGGGGCGGTGACCGTCACGGTAGCGCTGGCGTGGTTTACCGCCGCCTCGGTGATGCACTCGGTGCTGGCTGGCCTGCAATCGCTGCCGCACGGGCAGTACGAAGCGGCGCTGACCCAGGGGTTTGCTCCCGGACAAACGCTGCGCCTGATCCTGCTGCCGCAGGCGTTACGCAATGTTCAGCCGTCACTGGTCGGGATATTTATCGGCCTGCTCAAAGACACTTCGCTGGCCTTTATCGTCAATGTACCGGAACTGACCACCGTCGCCGGGCAGGTCAATAACCGCGTGCAGATATATCCGCTGGCGATTTTTGTCTTTACCGGCGCGGTTTATTACCTGCTGTGCTGCGGCCTGAGCCTGCTGGCAAATCGTCGGTATACGAGAGCAGCCGGGTAA
- the ecpR gene encoding ECP biosynthesis operon DNA-binding transcriptional regulator EcpR, whose product MDYQSDLRSCIWPKEDRYFADGLSEIIFEIRDLIYPSLETIREDFIFINISPKFMSHFISHEQQWLRKTEKKQVVLIAATRLEALANYWYFNSQARGVVYAGSLRNVRYELARVINGRFLRTDIKKGKMTKKEMQIIGLLAQGMQPKSIARIENCSVKTVYTHQRNAEGKLYSKINRIAI is encoded by the coding sequence ATGGACTATCAATCTGATTTAAGGTCATGCATCTGGCCAAAGGAAGATCGCTACTTTGCTGATGGATTATCCGAGATTATTTTTGAGATTAGAGATTTAATTTACCCTTCCCTGGAAACTATACGGGAAGATTTTATATTTATTAATATTAGCCCAAAATTTATGAGCCACTTTATCAGCCATGAGCAGCAATGGTTGAGGAAAACAGAGAAAAAACAGGTGGTATTAATTGCCGCTACCCGGTTGGAGGCGTTGGCTAATTATTGGTATTTTAATAGCCAGGCCAGAGGTGTGGTTTACGCTGGTTCGCTACGCAATGTCCGCTATGAATTAGCTCGGGTAATAAATGGTAGATTTCTGCGCACGGATATTAAAAAAGGAAAAATGACCAAAAAAGAGATGCAGATTATTGGTCTCCTTGCGCAAGGCATGCAGCCTAAATCAATTGCCAGAATAGAAAATTGCAGTGTGAAAACGGTATATACCCATCAGCGCAATGCTGAGGGGAAGCTGTATTCAAAGATAAATCGAATAGCCATTTGA
- a CDS encoding fimbrial biogenesis chaperone: protein MSRRRGVTLINWLPTAFCLLALWASSAAQAISVGNLTFSLAADAEFAAKRVINNNKSARLYRVSIVAIDRPGGKEVRSRPADGELLFAPRQLTLQAGESEYFKFYYHGPKDNRERYYRVSFREIPSRNYVMRNPGGTEVSMEPVVVIDTILVVRPRQVQFKWFFDRAAGTVSNTGNTWFKLLIKPGCDTTEEEGDAWYLRPGDVVRQATLRQPGNHYIIYNDKFIKMTDDCPVK, encoded by the coding sequence ATGTCCAGGCGACGTGGCGTAACATTAATTAATTGGCTGCCAACAGCCTTCTGCCTGCTGGCGCTGTGGGCATCCTCAGCGGCGCAGGCTATCTCCGTCGGCAACTTAACCTTTTCGCTGGCGGCAGACGCAGAATTTGCCGCTAAGCGGGTGATAAATAATAACAAAAGCGCGCGCCTGTACCGCGTTTCAATCGTGGCGATTGACCGCCCTGGCGGCAAAGAAGTGCGTTCACGCCCGGCAGATGGCGAGCTGCTGTTTGCCCCACGTCAGCTGACGTTACAGGCAGGCGAGAGCGAATATTTTAAGTTTTACTACCACGGTCCGAAAGACAATCGCGAACGCTATTATCGGGTTTCATTTCGTGAAATTCCGTCGCGTAACTACGTGATGCGCAATCCCGGCGGTACCGAGGTCAGCATGGAACCTGTGGTGGTGATAGATACCATCCTGGTCGTACGCCCGCGCCAGGTGCAGTTCAAGTGGTTTTTTGATCGTGCGGCGGGTACCGTCAGCAATACCGGTAACACCTGGTTTAAGCTGCTGATCAAGCCCGGATGTGACACGACGGAAGAGGAGGGAGATGCATGGTATTTACGTCCCGGCGACGTTGTCCGGCAGGCTACGCTGCGCCAGCCTGGGAACCACTACATCATCTATAACGATAAATTTATTAAAATGACTGACGATTGCCCGGTGAAGTAG
- the ecpD gene encoding fimbrial adhesin EcpD — MITAALCVTRTYAAVSKTTWPDAAAMQFVFVENNSDDNFFVTPGGGLDPRMTGANRWTGLKYNGSGTIYQQSLGYIDNGYNTGLIANWKFDMWFDNSPTSHPLQGLRCINWYAGCNMTTSLIQPQTTDASGFYGATVTPGGQKWMHGMMSDAFYQYLQQMSVGSSFSMTINSCQTSVNYDASSGARCKDQASGSWYVRKVTHTKAASLKLINTHALAEVFINSDGVPTLGEGNADCRTQTIGTRSGLSCKMVNYNLQTNGLSNTSIHIFPAISNSSLASAVGTYDMQFSLNGNSWKPVNGIAQYYTFNEMKSSDSVYVFFSSNFFKQMVNLGISDVNTKDLFNFRFYNTTSPESGWYEFSTSNTLIIKPRDFSISIISDEYTSAPTREGYVGSGEPSLDFGYIVTTSGKTAADEVLIKVTGPAQVIGGRSYCIFSSPDGTSRVPFPATLAFLTRAGTTKTYDAGCDDTWRDMTDALWLTTPWADISGDTGQMDKTTVKFSIPMNNDISLRTVENNGWFGEVSASGEIHVQATWRNIN, encoded by the coding sequence ATGATAACGGCGGCGCTCTGCGTGACCCGGACCTATGCTGCGGTCTCAAAAACCACCTGGCCGGATGCGGCGGCCATGCAGTTTGTGTTCGTCGAAAATAACTCGGATGATAACTTCTTTGTTACCCCTGGCGGCGGCTTAGACCCGCGTATGACCGGGGCTAACCGCTGGACCGGGCTGAAATATAACGGCTCGGGCACTATCTATCAGCAGAGTCTGGGCTATATCGACAATGGCTATAACACGGGCCTGATTGCCAACTGGAAGTTTGATATGTGGTTCGATAACTCCCCCACATCTCATCCGTTACAGGGCCTGCGCTGTATTAACTGGTATGCGGGCTGCAATATGACCACCAGTCTGATTCAGCCGCAAACCACCGATGCCAGCGGTTTCTATGGCGCGACGGTGACGCCTGGCGGGCAAAAGTGGATGCACGGCATGATGTCTGACGCTTTCTACCAGTATCTGCAGCAGATGTCGGTCGGCAGCAGCTTCTCTATGACCATCAACTCCTGTCAGACCTCGGTCAACTATGACGCCAGCAGTGGCGCGCGTTGTAAAGATCAGGCTTCAGGAAGCTGGTACGTGCGTAAAGTCACTCATACCAAAGCCGCAAGCCTAAAGCTAATTAACACCCATGCGCTGGCGGAAGTGTTTATTAATAGCGATGGTGTGCCAACGCTGGGGGAGGGGAATGCCGATTGCCGGACGCAAACTATCGGTACCCGTTCCGGCCTGAGCTGCAAAATGGTGAACTACAATTTGCAAACCAACGGCCTGAGTAATACTTCTATTCATATTTTCCCAGCTATCAGCAACTCGTCGCTGGCTTCCGCGGTGGGTACCTATGATATGCAGTTCAGCCTGAACGGTAATTCATGGAAACCGGTTAACGGCATTGCCCAGTACTACACGTTCAATGAGATGAAATCCTCTGATTCAGTCTATGTTTTCTTCTCGAGTAACTTTTTTAAGCAGATGGTGAATCTCGGCATCAGTGATGTTAATACGAAAGATTTATTTAATTTCCGTTTTTATAACACTACCTCGCCGGAGTCAGGTTGGTATGAGTTTTCTACCTCCAATACGCTGATTATTAAACCGCGTGATTTCAGCATCAGTATTATTTCCGATGAATATACTTCTGCTCCAACCCGTGAAGGATATGTTGGCAGCGGCGAACCGTCGCTGGACTTCGGCTATATTGTCACGACCAGCGGTAAAACCGCCGCCGATGAAGTGCTAATTAAAGTGACCGGTCCGGCACAGGTTATTGGTGGGCGTTCATACTGTATTTTTAGTTCCCCTGACGGGACGTCGAGAGTACCGTTCCCGGCGACGCTGGCATTTCTTACCCGGGCAGGAACCACCAAAACTTATGATGCCGGGTGCGATGATACCTGGCGCGATATGACCGACGCATTATGGTTAACCACCCCATGGGCCGATATTTCCGGCGATACGGGACAGATGGATAAAACAACGGTGAAGTTTTCGATTCCGATGAATAACGATATATCGCTGCGCACGGTAGAGAATAACGGCTGGTTTGGTGAAGTGAGTGCTTCAGGAGAGATTCATGTCCAGGCGACGTGGCGTAACATTAATTAA
- a CDS encoding fimbrial biogenesis outer membrane usher protein, producing the protein MALPRITPGLKTLLASGMVILSVPLSVSAATDKVQQIGGVIIPQAFSQALQDGMSIPLYIHLEGSTGTQDDQRIGNAFIWLDNGVLRVRQIQLEESDSNATVSEQTRKQLTSLANEAFSKDLKINLTDDAQLELSLRQLLLQLVVKKEALGTVLRSRSEDIGQSSVNTVSSTLNYNLGVYNNQMRNGGNNTSSYLSLNNVTALREHHVVLDGSLYGIGSGNQDSEVYKAMYERDFAGHRFAGGMLDTWNLQSLGPMTAISAGKIYGASWGNQASSTVFDNTQSATPVVAFLPAAGEVHLTREGRLVSVQNFAMGNHEVDTRGLPYGIYDVEVEVIVNGRVVSKRTQRVNKLFSRGRGAGAPLAWQFWGGSFHMDRWSESGKKTLPAKDSWLAGASASGSVSTFSWAATGYGYDNNAVAETRLTLPLTESINVNLQNMLASDNSWSSIGSISATLPGGFSSVWVNQEKTQIGDKLRRSNADNRAIGGTLNLNSLWSKLGTFSISYNDDRRYNSHYYTADYYQTLYTGSWGSMGLRAGIQRFNNGDSSANTGKYIALDFSLPLGNWFSAGMTHQNGYTMANLSARKQFDEGSIRTIGANISRAISGDTGDDKTLSGGAYAQFDTRYSTGTLNVNSGADGYVNTNLTANGSVGWQGKNIAASGRTDGNAGVIFNTGLEDDGKLSAKVNGRIVQLSGKRNYLPLSPYSRYEIELQNSKNSLDSYDIVTGRKSQLTLYPGNVAVIEPEVKQMVTVSGRIRAEDGTLLANARINNHIGRTRTDDNGEFVMDVDKKYPTIDFSYGKNQSCEVALELSQARGAVWVGDVVCSGLATYASVQPTGEGNES; encoded by the coding sequence ATGGCTCTACCAAGGATCACCCCAGGACTGAAAACGCTTCTAGCCTCCGGCATGGTCATTTTGTCCGTTCCGCTCAGCGTGAGTGCAGCTACTGATAAGGTACAGCAAATCGGCGGCGTGATTATCCCCCAGGCCTTCAGTCAGGCGCTTCAGGATGGAATGAGTATCCCGCTGTATATTCATCTCGAAGGCAGCACCGGTACCCAGGACGATCAAAGAATTGGTAACGCCTTTATCTGGCTGGATAATGGCGTTCTGCGCGTGCGGCAAATTCAGCTGGAAGAAAGCGACAGCAACGCTACCGTGAGTGAACAAACCCGAAAGCAGCTGACTTCGCTGGCGAATGAAGCCTTCAGCAAAGACCTTAAAATCAATCTGACCGATGACGCGCAGCTGGAACTTAGCCTGCGCCAGCTGCTGCTACAGCTGGTGGTGAAAAAAGAGGCATTGGGTACCGTGCTGCGTTCTCGTAGTGAGGATATTGGTCAGTCCAGCGTTAACACCGTCAGCAGCACCCTGAACTATAACCTCGGCGTTTATAACAACCAGATGCGCAATGGTGGCAACAACACCTCCAGCTATCTGTCACTGAATAATGTCACCGCGCTACGTGAACATCACGTTGTGCTGGACGGCTCGCTGTACGGCATTGGTTCAGGTAACCAGGATAGCGAAGTGTATAAAGCGATGTACGAGCGGGATTTTGCTGGTCATCGCTTTGCGGGCGGAATGCTGGATACCTGGAACCTGCAATCGCTCGGCCCAATGACCGCGATTTCAGCAGGGAAGATCTACGGGGCTTCCTGGGGCAACCAGGCCAGTTCGACGGTGTTTGATAACACCCAGTCGGCCACCCCAGTGGTTGCCTTTTTACCCGCCGCAGGGGAAGTTCATCTTACCCGCGAGGGACGGCTGGTGAGCGTGCAGAACTTTGCCATGGGTAACCATGAGGTGGATACGCGCGGCCTGCCATACGGGATTTATGATGTTGAAGTTGAAGTGATTGTGAATGGCCGGGTAGTCAGCAAACGCACCCAGAGAGTGAATAAGCTGTTTAGCCGCGGGCGAGGAGCAGGAGCGCCGCTGGCATGGCAGTTCTGGGGCGGAAGCTTCCATATGGACCGCTGGTCCGAAAGCGGCAAAAAGACGCTCCCGGCCAAAGACAGCTGGCTGGCAGGGGCTTCGGCCTCCGGTTCAGTCAGTACCTTCAGCTGGGCGGCGACCGGCTACGGCTATGATAACAATGCGGTTGCCGAAACTCGTCTGACGCTGCCGCTCACTGAATCTATCAATGTGAACCTGCAAAATATGCTGGCCAGCGATAATTCATGGAGCAGCATCGGTAGCATCAGCGCCACGCTTCCCGGCGGATTCAGTTCGGTTTGGGTCAACCAGGAGAAAACTCAAATCGGCGATAAACTGCGGCGCAGTAATGCCGATAACCGGGCAATTGGCGGTACGCTGAACCTGAATTCACTCTGGTCAAAACTGGGAACGTTTAGCATCAGCTATAACGACGATCGTCGCTATAACAGCCATTACTACACCGCAGATTATTATCAGACGCTGTATACCGGATCGTGGGGATCGATGGGGCTGCGCGCGGGGATCCAGCGTTTTAATAATGGTGACAGCAGCGCGAATACCGGGAAATACATTGCGCTCGACTTCTCGCTGCCGCTGGGCAACTGGTTCAGTGCCGGGATGACGCACCAGAACGGCTACACTATGGCTAACCTGTCGGCGCGTAAACAGTTTGATGAAGGCAGCATTCGTACCATTGGCGCGAATATCTCGCGGGCGATTTCCGGCGATACCGGCGATGACAAAACCCTCAGCGGTGGCGCCTATGCTCAGTTTGATACCCGTTATTCCACCGGCACGCTGAACGTGAACAGCGGCGCGGACGGCTATGTAAACACTAACCTGACTGCCAACGGCAGCGTCGGCTGGCAGGGGAAAAATATCGCCGCCAGCGGGCGTACCGACGGCAACGCCGGGGTGATTTTCAATACCGGTCTTGAGGATGACGGCAAGCTGAGCGCGAAGGTCAACGGGCGGATCGTGCAGCTTTCCGGCAAGCGTAACTACCTGCCGCTGTCGCCGTACAGCCGTTATGAAATTGAGCTGCAAAACAGCAAAAATTCGCTTGATAGCTACGACATCGTCACCGGGCGTAAGAGCCAATTAACCCTTTATCCGGGGAACGTGGCGGTCATTGAGCCAGAAGTGAAGCAGATGGTGACCGTTTCTGGACGTATTCGCGCAGAAGACGGCACGTTGCTGGCAAATGCGCGCATTAATAATCATATCGGGCGAACCCGTACCGATGACAACGGTGAGTTTGTGATGGATGTGGATAAAAAATATCCGACCATTGATTTCAGTTACGGTAAAAACCAGAGCTGTGAAGTGGCGCTGGAGTTAAGCCAGGCGCGCGGTGCGGTGTGGGTAGGTGATGTGGTCTGTAGCGGACTTGCGACCTATGCCAGCGTTCAGCCGACAGGAGAAGGTAATGAAAGCTAA
- the ecpA gene encoding common pilus major fimbrillin subunit EcpA: MNKKVIAIALVAAFAGMGVAQAADVTAQAVATWSATAKKDTTSKLVVTPLGSLAFQYAEGIKGFNTQKGLFDVAIEGDSTATSFKLTSRLITNTLTQLDTSGSTLNVGVDYNGAAVEKSGDTTMIDTTAGILGGNLSALSNGYKTAGRTTAQDGFTFSIISGTTDGTADVTDYSTLPEGIWSGDVSVQFDATWTS, translated from the coding sequence ATGAATAAAAAGGTTATTGCAATTGCTCTGGTAGCCGCGTTTGCCGGTATGGGTGTCGCTCAGGCTGCTGACGTTACTGCTCAGGCAGTCGCTACCTGGTCAGCAACCGCCAAAAAAGACACTACCAGCAAGCTGGTGGTTACTCCACTGGGCAGCCTGGCTTTCCAGTATGCCGAAGGGATTAAAGGCTTTAATACTCAGAAGGGCCTGTTTGATGTTGCTATCGAAGGTGATTCCACCGCGACTTCATTCAAACTGACTTCTCGTCTGATCACCAACACCCTGACTCAGCTGGATACTTCCGGCTCTACGCTGAACGTTGGCGTTGATTATAACGGTGCTGCGGTAGAAAAAAGCGGTGACACCACCATGATCGACACCACTGCTGGCATCCTGGGTGGCAACCTCAGCGCGCTGTCTAACGGTTACAAAACTGCTGGCCGTACCACTGCGCAGGACGGTTTCACGTTCTCCATCATCAGCGGCACCACTGATGGTACTGCGGACGTGACTGACTACAGCACGCTGCCAGAAGGTATCTGGAGCGGCGACGTCAGCGTTCAGTTCGACGCAACCTGGACCAGCTGA
- the ecpR gene encoding ECP biosynthesis operon DNA-binding transcriptional regulator EcpR, translated as MDHKCSLDKCIWPAHDNYFMTGLVELILDIDKLIYLPLAKVCQEFVFINLSASSLNYFIRRDSEWLAEMKGKQIVLIAARRSEALANYWYYNGSIRGVVYVDLTKDIRQELAYVINGRFLRKDIKKEKITDREMQIIRMTAQGMHPKSIAKVENCSVKTVYTHRRNAEAKLYSKIYKLAL; from the coding sequence ATGGATCATAAATGTTCTTTAGATAAGTGCATCTGGCCTGCGCATGATAATTATTTTATGACGGGTCTGGTTGAGCTTATTTTAGATATCGATAAACTAATTTATCTGCCACTGGCGAAAGTGTGCCAGGAGTTTGTTTTTATCAATCTTAGCGCCAGTTCTCTGAACTATTTTATCCGCCGTGATAGCGAGTGGTTGGCAGAAATGAAAGGAAAGCAGATCGTGCTTATCGCCGCAAGGCGATCAGAAGCACTGGCCAATTACTGGTATTACAATGGATCAATTCGCGGTGTAGTTTATGTTGATTTGACCAAAGATATTCGTCAGGAACTGGCTTACGTTATTAATGGACGTTTTCTGCGTAAAGATATAAAGAAAGAAAAAATTACCGATAGAGAAATGCAAATAATTCGCATGACGGCTCAGGGAATGCATCCGAAATCTATCGCCAAAGTTGAAAATTGTAGTGTGAAAACAGTTTATACCCATCGACGTAATGCCGAGGCGAAACTGTATTCAAAAATTTATAAGTTAGCGCTCTAA
- the phnC gene encoding phosphonate ABC transporter ATP-binding protein, producing MNSTLAAVAETDYQQFTQPHTARQRTVLSVRNLSKSYSAQQTVLDSISFDLHTGELVGVIGRSGAGKSTLLHVLNGTHSTSGGEILSYPEVGTPQDISKLTGRALNAWRSQCGMIFQDFCLVPRLDVLTNVLLGRLSQTSTLKSLFKVFPDADRARAISLLEWMNMLPHALQRAENLSGGQMQRVAICRALMQNPGILLADEPVASLDPKNTQRIMNVLREISEQGISVMVNLHSVELVREYCTRVIGVAKGKIIFDDHPTRLNQDILHRLYGDEISQLH from the coding sequence ATGAACAGCACTCTCGCTGCGGTTGCAGAAACCGATTATCAGCAGTTTACGCAACCCCATACCGCCCGACAGCGGACGGTCTTAAGCGTACGCAACCTGAGCAAATCCTACAGCGCGCAGCAAACCGTACTGGATAGCATCAGTTTCGATCTCCATACGGGCGAGCTGGTTGGCGTGATTGGCCGATCCGGTGCAGGCAAATCCACCCTATTACATGTCCTGAATGGTACCCATAGCACCAGCGGCGGCGAGATCCTGAGCTATCCAGAAGTAGGGACGCCACAGGATATATCAAAGCTGACAGGCCGCGCGTTAAATGCCTGGCGCAGCCAGTGCGGGATGATATTTCAGGATTTCTGCCTGGTTCCCCGTCTCGATGTGTTAACCAACGTGCTGCTGGGACGCCTGAGCCAAACCTCAACCCTGAAATCGTTATTCAAAGTCTTTCCTGATGCTGACCGCGCCCGCGCTATCTCTCTACTCGAATGGATGAATATGCTGCCACATGCGCTACAGAGGGCGGAAAATCTATCCGGCGGTCAAATGCAGCGCGTGGCAATTTGCCGGGCGTTAATGCAAAACCCGGGTATTTTACTGGCCGATGAACCCGTCGCCTCTCTCGACCCAAAAAATACGCAGCGGATCATGAATGTTCTACGCGAAATTAGCGAACAGGGTATCAGCGTAATGGTAAACCTGCACTCGGTGGAACTGGTGCGTGAATATTGCACCCGAGTTATCGGCGTAGCCAAAGGCAAGATTATTTTTGACGACCATCCCACTCGGCTGAATCAGGATATTCTGCATCGGCTGTACGGCGATGAAATTAGCCAATTGCATTAA
- the phnD gene encoding phosphonate ABC transporter substrate-binding protein, translating into MKKYITGAVRLSAAVAGIMMAWQASAAEQPKELNLGILGGQNATQQIGDNQCVKQFLDKELNVDTKLRNSSDYSGVIQGLLGGKVDVVLSMSPSSYASVYINNPKAVDIVGIAVDDKDQSRGYHSVVVVKADSPYKKLEDLKGKAFGFADPDSTSGFLIPNHAFKQQFGGTSDNKYNNFFSSVTFSGGHEQDILGVLNGQFAGAVTWTSMVGDYNSGYSVGAFNRLIRMDHPDLMKQIRIIWQSPLIPNGPILVSNALPADFKAKVVTAIKKLDTDDHACFIKAMGGTQHIGPGSVADFQQIIDMKRELVSAR; encoded by the coding sequence ATGAAAAAGTACATCACTGGCGCAGTTCGTTTATCCGCAGCGGTTGCAGGCATTATGATGGCGTGGCAGGCAAGTGCTGCTGAGCAACCGAAGGAATTAAATCTGGGCATCCTTGGCGGTCAGAACGCAACGCAGCAAATTGGTGATAACCAGTGCGTTAAACAGTTCCTCGATAAAGAGCTGAACGTGGATACCAAATTACGCAACTCCTCCGACTATTCTGGCGTGATTCAGGGGTTGCTGGGCGGAAAAGTTGACGTGGTATTAAGTATGTCGCCGTCATCTTACGCTTCGGTTTATATTAACAACCCGAAGGCCGTTGATATTGTCGGTATCGCCGTTGATGATAAAGATCAATCCCGCGGCTACCACTCGGTGGTGGTAGTTAAAGCCGATAGCCCTTATAAAAAGTTAGAAGACCTGAAAGGTAAAGCGTTTGGTTTTGCCGATCCGGATTCCACTTCCGGCTTTTTAATTCCGAACCACGCCTTTAAACAGCAGTTCGGCGGCACATCGGATAATAAATATAACAACTTCTTCTCCAGCGTGACCTTCTCCGGCGGCCACGAGCAAGACATTCTTGGCGTGCTGAACGGTCAGTTTGCCGGGGCGGTGACCTGGACCTCCATGGTGGGCGATTACAACAGCGGCTACAGCGTCGGTGCTTTCAATCGCCTGATTCGCATGGATCACCCGGACCTGATGAAACAAATCCGTATTATCTGGCAATCGCCGCTAATCCCGAATGGCCCAATCCTGGTGAGTAACGCTCTGCCTGCTGACTTCAAGGCCAAAGTCGTCACTGCGATTAAAAAGCTGGATACCGACGATCACGCCTGCTTTATTAAAGCGATGGGCGGTACCCAGCATATTGGCCCCGGTAGCGTGGCTGATTTCCAGCAGATCATCGATATGAAACGCGAACTGGTTAGCGCGCGTTAA